The sequence CCGCAATCTGTTCGTCGGTCACATTCCGCTTGTTGTAGGCGGACTTGTAATCCGCCCGCAGTGTCGGGTCGACCAGGAAGGTGGTGGTGGTGCCGAAGTACCGAGTGGCCTGCATCCACGGCAGCCGCTGCGGTTTGTGGTACTGCGGCATCGGCTTGTGCTCGCCCATGGAGTTGGTGAGGGGCCCGTGCTCGATATCGACGCCGTCGGTCACGGCGGCGATATAGGCCTCCAGCAGTTTCTCCGCGCCCGGCGTCGTCGCGTCCATTTGGGAGACCAGGGCTATCTGGCCATTCGCCTTGTGGTTGAGCAGCAGCGAACTCATCAGCCCGCCGTAGGCGCTACCGGGTTCGGCGTTCTCGTCCGCCGTGTGCCAGGCGGAGTAGTTCCGGGCGAGCCGGATGAATGTCTCCTTCGTCATCTCCTCCCAGGACCAGGCGACGGCGCTGACCAGCACCTCGCTCGGCGGCTTGATGAGCGCCTGCTCCGGCTGGCGGCCGGTGGCGTGCGGGGAGCGGAACCAGTAGCGGGTGACCACGCCGAAGTTTCCGCCGCCGGTCCCGGTGTGGGCCCACCACAGATCGCGGTTGGGGTCGGATTCCTCGCGGGTGGCGATCACGGTACGGGCGGTGCCGTGGGCGTCGACCACGACCACCTCGACCGCATAGAGATGGTCGACGATCAGGCCGTCCCGGCGGGCGAGCATGCCCCAACCACCGCCGCTGACATGGCCGCCCACCCCGACCGAATAACACATTCCGCCGGGGACGGTGACGCCCCACACCTTGTACAGCCGCTCATAGACGTCGAGCAGCGTCGCGCCGGCCTCGACCGCGAATGCGGAGAAGTGATCGTCCCAGGAGACCGTTTTCATCTCCGACATATCGAGCACGATTTTGGTGTCGGCGTTGAAGACGAAGTCCTCATAGCAGTGCCCACCACTGCGGACCGTCAGCTTTTTGCCGTCCCGGACCGCTTCTTGTACCACGGCCTGCACCTGCTGAGGGGAGTCGACCATCCGTACGGATTCCGGCCGGCCGATCCAGCGCTGGTTCATTCCGCGCACCAGATCGCCGTACCGCGGATCGACCGCGCTGATCGATGTCGCGGAGAATTCCGCGGCAGGCGCGGGCTCGGGCCTCGGCCCCCTGGAACCCCCACCCCGCGCCTGGTCCTCGTATGCGTTCGTCATTACTCTCGTCGAGCCCTTCCTGAGTGAATTGCCCCGGACCTACTCGATTCCCGTACCGCGGGAATCCCTGTGCCGTCCCACACCCACCGCAGCGGACGAGGGCGCCGCCACCAGGGCCGAAGGTGCGATCGCCGCGATCACATGCCGTATCCATGCCGTATCGCTGACAGAGAAAGCGCACGGAGCGCCAAGAAACAGATCTCCCCCCGGATCCCGGACTCCCCCACCACTCGCCGGGGCTCAATGCCCGGCCCCAAAAGGGGAGTCACCGCGATAATGGAGTGCGATCCACAGGATTTCAAGCCAATCGTGGAGATCCCTGCACAGTATTTGCCATTCCGACAAGACGTCGTGACGGAACCGGTGCGCACCACCGCACGGTGGCCAGGGATGACATCGAAGTGCGGCCTTCCGGGCCCGGCGCGGCCTCGGCGCCACCCGCACGGCATCGGATCAACGCGCCCTGAGTCAGGACGACATGACTAGACGTCATGCTCTCCCGAAGTACCGCGCCGGTGGCATCCCACCAGATGCGTGTCGACCATGCCGATGGCCTCCATCAGGGCATAGCCCGTGGTGGGGCCGACGAACCGGAAGCCGTAGGAGCGCAGTTCGGTGGCCAGGGCCTTGGACTCGGCGGTCCGGGTGGGCACTTCGGAGACCGTACGGGGCACGGGGGTGCGGCGGGGTTTGTGCGACCAGATAAGCCGGTCGAGTCCCCCGTGGTGACGCAGCTCCAGCACGGCCCGGGCATTGCCGCGCGCCGCTTCGATCTTCGCGCGGTTGCGGACGATGCCGGCGTCGCCCATGAGGCGCGCGACATCGTCGTCCGTATACGCCGCGACGACCGCCGGATCGAAGGCGTCGAACGCCGTCCGGAAGGCCGGCCGCTTGGCCAGAATCGTCAGCCAGCTCAGCCCGGACTGAAACGCCTCAAGGGTGATCCGCTCGAACAGCGCTTGTTCGCCGCGGACCGGAAGCCCCCATTCGGTGTCGTGGTACTGCTGGTTGAGCGGATGCGAAACGGCCCACACACAGCGCCCGAGCCCGTCCTCCCCGACGACGGCCTCCCCCTCCGGGACCTTCCGTTCGGCGGCCTCGCCCTCGACGGCCTTCCCCTCCGCCGGCCGGGCGTCCGGCTCGCTGCCGATTGTCGTGCTCACGCGCTCACTCTCTCCTCCAAGGCGGCCCGCCGGAGCCACCCCTCACCACGCCACCGTCCCCTCGGGCCTTCCACCGCGCGTACTGCCGGGGCATACACACCGCACAAGGCCGGTACCCCGCCGCGACGGCGGTCTCTTCATCGGCGAAGAAGACCCGGTGCCGTACGTAATGGCCGCGGGCGAGGGCCCGCAGCGCCGAGGGGCAGTCCAGCCGCCCGTACAGCTTCCGCCGCCGGTATCCCCCCAAGGAGCCGGGCGTGGTACTCGCATAGGGCCTGCCGTCGCGCCCCGTCAGGGTGTACTTCGCGTCGGCCATGCGCCGAGTCTGCCCGCCCGTCGGCCAGAGGTCCGGCGGTATTCGGACATCGCGTTGAAGGTCCTGGGCGCCGGCGCGTCCGAAGCCGCCGGCCGCGCCGGTGACGAGGGCGGTGCGGCCGGTGAGATCGAGGGATATCGGTCCTGAGAGGGTGCCGATCGTCGTCATGGCGGCCCCCCGGGCGGGGCGGTGCCCGACAGGTACCCGTCACCCGATCGGCCGCCCCGGATCGCCGCGCCCCTCGCCGGACTCCTACGGTCAATCGACGCGGCGTGTCGTGTACGGCCCAGCGCCGCGGACCAGGGTGACCATGCGCGTCGGGCCGGCGTTTCCGGCCCGGCACGGCCGACCGGTGCGGCCGG is a genomic window of Streptomyces gilvosporeus containing:
- a CDS encoding Ada metal-binding domain-containing protein codes for the protein MTTIGTLSGPISLDLTGRTALVTGAAGGFGRAGAQDLQRDVRIPPDLWPTGGQTRRMADAKYTLTGRDGRPYASTTPGSLGGYRRRKLYGRLDCPSALRALARGHYVRHRVFFADEETAVAAGYRPCAVCMPRQYARWKARGDGGVVRGGSGGPPWRRE
- a CDS encoding FAD-binding oxidoreductase — its product is MTNAYEDQARGGGSRGPRPEPAPAAEFSATSISAVDPRYGDLVRGMNQRWIGRPESVRMVDSPQQVQAVVQEAVRDGKKLTVRSGGHCYEDFVFNADTKIVLDMSEMKTVSWDDHFSAFAVEAGATLLDVYERLYKVWGVTVPGGMCYSVGVGGHVSGGGWGMLARRDGLIVDHLYAVEVVVVDAHGTARTVIATREESDPNRDLWWAHTGTGGGNFGVVTRYWFRSPHATGRQPEQALIKPPSEVLVSAVAWSWEEMTKETFIRLARNYSAWHTADENAEPGSAYGGLMSSLLLNHKANGQIALVSQMDATTPGAEKLLEAYIAAVTDGVDIEHGPLTNSMGEHKPMPQYHKPQRLPWMQATRYFGTTTTFLVDPTLRADYKSAYNKRNVTDEQIAAMYEHLAHTDLGNPHAMVQFSSFGCAVNSVKPGDTASVHRDSRFKLLYQTYWNNPADDDANISWLRSFYEDVYRKTGGVPVPDETTDGCYINYADIDLNDPAHNTSGVPWYTLYFGANYPRMQQVKAKWDPGNHFHHGQSVRLP
- a CDS encoding DNA-3-methyladenine glycosylase I, encoding MSTTIGSEPDARPAEGKAVEGEAAERKVPEGEAVVGEDGLGRCVWAVSHPLNQQYHDTEWGLPVRGEQALFERITLEAFQSGLSWLTILAKRPAFRTAFDAFDPAVVAAYTDDDVARLMGDAGIVRNRAKIEAARGNARAVLELRHHGGLDRLIWSHKPRRTPVPRTVSEVPTRTAESKALATELRSYGFRFVGPTTGYALMEAIGMVDTHLVGCHRRGTSGEHDV